The genomic segment GCTTGAAGAGAGTCAGCTTATCGATGAGGTGACGGTTTTTGCCAGAAGGCATGATTCAAACATCTCGATGACCCAGATGAGCATGATAAGACTCGATTCGGAAACTCTTTACAGGTTGCCTGTCAGCATGGGAGAACGGGATATCATCAGGAACCTTACCCTGTTGCCGGGGATTCAGACAGTGGGGGAATTCGGGACCGGCTTTCATGTAAGGGGAGGCAGCGCCGATCAGAACCTGATACTGGTTGAGGGTGTTCCTCTCTTTAATTCTTCACATCTGTTCGGACTGACCTCTGTTATCAATCCCGACCTGGTAACAGATGTAACTCTTATCAAGGGGGGCATCCCTGCACGGTACGGTGAAAGATCGTCATCGGTTACCGACATCAGGCTGGGTGGGAGCAATAATGATGAATTCAGGCTGAACGGTGGTATAGGGCTCCTTAACAGCCGCCTCAGCCTGGAGGCACCGCTGCCGGTCGAAAATGGTTACATGGTTGTTGGAGGACGTTCATCCTATTCAAACTGGCTGCTTAACCGGTTGCCGGACGAAGACCTGATGAACAGTGCCGCACGGTTTTATGATATTACCGGCATCGCCTTTGTCCCCATCGACAATAACAACAACATCAGGCTGTTCGGTTATTACAGTCATGACGGTTTTGCCTTCAGTGAGAGTGCCGACTACAACTATGCCAGCCTGCTGGGATCACTACGGTGGAACCGCGTTATTTCGCAAAGAGTGCTGTCATCTCTTCTTGCGGGACACAGCGGATACCGGTACAACGTAAACGGGGCCAGCCCCCTCAACCCATCCAATTCATACAGCCTGGAGTCTGGTATAAGCTACAGCAACCTTAAATGGAACATGAACTTTTATCACAGCCCCGATAACACCTTCGAAGCGGGCTTAAATGCCATACATTACATTATTGAGCCGGGGAACCTATCCCCTTACGGAACCGGTTCAACAGTTGAACAATTAAGCATTGAACCTCAAAAGGCGGTTGAGTTGGCAGGTTACGCGGCGGGCGACATAAAAATCACCAATGAAATATCGGCCGAGGCCGGGATAAGGTACACACATTATGTCCGGCTGGGACCCGGTAAAATATATTCATACCAGGAAGATCTCCCCATAACAGGAATTACAGTCACCGACTCAACAATATACGGCAATAACGAGGTTATGGCAGGTTTTGGGGGACTGGAGCCGAGACTCAGTATCAGGTACCAGTTTAACCCCTCGGCATCGGTTAAGATGAGCCTCAGCAGGATAAACCAGTATATAAATGTTGTATCAAATAACTCTCTTCCCACTCCTGCAGATGTGTGGTACCTGAGTAACGTTTACCAGCCTCCGATGATCAGCGACCAGGTGGCTGCCGGCTTTTTCAAAAACCTGTTTGACAACAATGTGGAAGCATCGCTGGAGGTATACTACAAGCGGATGAAAAATATTATCGAGCCCAGGAACAATGCCTCCATATTGCTTAACTCAGCTCTTGAAACAGACCTTACGAATGCAAAAGGATACAGTTACGGGGCTGAACTTTACATAAGACGGCTGACCGGTATGCTCAACGGATGGGTCAGCTACACCTATTCCGGTTCATACAGGCGGACTACCAGTCCGTTCAGGAGTGAACAGATAAACAGCAACAGTTATTTCCCTGCCGGTTTTGACCGGCCCCATAACCTGGTTTTGAATGCCAACCTGCAGCTTAGCAGGAGATGGAGGCTGGGCGGCACCTTCTCATATAATACGGGACGGCCGGTAACGCTTCCTGAACTATCTTTCATACATGACGGGAAACTCCTTATATATTTTTCCGACAGGAACAAGTACAGGCTGCCCGATTATCACAGGCTTGACCTGTCGCTCAGCTTTGACGGTTCATTGCGGCTTACAAGAAGCTGGAAAAGCAGCTGGACAATCTCTGTGGTTAATGTATACGGCAGAAAAAACATCTACTCAACCTTCTATGAAAGGACAGAGCCCTCAGAAAGCACCAATTACCAGAGATACAGCCTGTACAGCCTGTATATCATTGGCAGGCCGTTACCAACAATAACTTATAATTTTACTTTTTAATTACCTTAGGATGAGCAGGGCATATATTATCATGATCTTAATAGCGGGCATCTTCTCCATGAATGGTTGCAAGGAGCTGTATTACCCGGAGATTGATCCTCCTGCGAAAATAATAACTGTCGAGGGACTTATTACAGACGGCCCCGGGCCCTACTTTGTGAGGCTGTCGAATACATCTGTCTATTTCAGCGAATCACTGCCTGAACCTGTCAATGATGCGAACGTATATGTGACCGCCAACAATGGTGATATATACATGTTCACCAGGACCTCCCGGCCCGGGGAGTACCGTTCTCCGTCATCTCTCAGAGGTGAGGCCGGAAACACATATGTGCTGCATATTCAGACACCGGAAGGCGACGAGTACAGGTCCGCCCCCCAGACCATTCTGCCGCATCAAGGGATCAGTGAGCTGTTGGCTGACAGCTCCTACAGGACACGGACCAGGGTTTCAAACAGCGGCCGGCTGATAATTGAGGATAT from the Marinilabiliales bacterium genome contains:
- a CDS encoding TonB-dependent receptor; protein product: MNIIRLITSRLPSGLSVFLTVFSLLVTSELSGAQMYAGKVSDIPVTEAIARLEQIHSVKIFFDSDWFRDQSVGHDIVDQPLDAAIETIIAGRGMEAVRLHGNFIILPVERMAARTVAEPGGPAVVGNPYESGKYTRAAVRGRVTDRVTGEDLIGVIVHAEDIGIGTTTNSAGEYSLEMPVGDHRLTLSYVGYESDEVNIRLISPGELDLSLLEESQLIDEVTVFARRHDSNISMTQMSMIRLDSETLYRLPVSMGERDIIRNLTLLPGIQTVGEFGTGFHVRGGSADQNLILVEGVPLFNSSHLFGLTSVINPDLVTDVTLIKGGIPARYGERSSSVTDIRLGGSNNDEFRLNGGIGLLNSRLSLEAPLPVENGYMVVGGRSSYSNWLLNRLPDEDLMNSAARFYDITGIAFVPIDNNNNIRLFGYYSHDGFAFSESADYNYASLLGSLRWNRVISQRVLSSLLAGHSGYRYNVNGASPLNPSNSYSLESGISYSNLKWNMNFYHSPDNTFEAGLNAIHYIIEPGNLSPYGTGSTVEQLSIEPQKAVELAGYAAGDIKITNEISAEAGIRYTHYVRLGPGKIYSYQEDLPITGITVTDSTIYGNNEVMAGFGGLEPRLSIRYQFNPSASVKMSLSRINQYINVVSNNSLPTPADVWYLSNVYQPPMISDQVAAGFFKNLFDNNVEASLEVYYKRMKNIIEPRNNASILLNSALETDLTNAKGYSYGAELYIRRLTGMLNGWVSYTYSGSYRRTTSPFRSEQINSNSYFPAGFDRPHNLVLNANLQLSRRWRLGGTFSYNTGRPVTLPELSFIHDGKLLIYFSDRNKYRLPDYHRLDLSLSFDGSLRLTRSWKSSWTISVVNVYGRKNIYSTFYERTEPSESTNYQRYSLYSLYIIGRPLPTITYNFTF